From a single Pseudomonas triticicola genomic region:
- a CDS encoding extracellular solute-binding protein produces MTFRNTLRRGLTFTLLGLALATPLTQAADAVSLTLYNGQHKEVGDAIAKAFEAKTGIHVNVRKGSSNQLASQIIEEGDRSPADVIYTEESPPLNNLGEQGLLAKADDATLAVLPEKYVAANGTWIGVTARVRVVAFNPKLIDEKDLPKSVMEFSEPQWQGKVGFVPTSGAFQEQAVAIIKLHGRDAAEEWLTGLRAFGKTYSNNMVALKAVENGEVATVLVNNYYWFALQREKGKLDSKLHYFTGGDAGGLITVSSAAVLKSSKHPKEAQQFLAFMASEEGQRVITQTTAEYPLHKGMESDRGLKPFSELEAPNVTPADLGNAEEALELEREVGLN; encoded by the coding sequence ATGACGTTTCGAAATACCCTGCGCCGAGGCCTGACCTTCACCCTCCTCGGCCTGGCGCTCGCCACTCCCCTCACCCAGGCTGCCGATGCGGTTTCCCTGACTCTCTACAACGGCCAGCACAAGGAAGTCGGCGACGCGATTGCCAAGGCTTTCGAAGCCAAGACCGGCATCCACGTCAACGTGCGCAAAGGCAGCAGCAACCAGCTCGCGAGCCAGATCATCGAAGAAGGCGACCGCTCGCCCGCCGATGTGATCTACACCGAAGAGTCGCCGCCGCTGAACAACCTCGGCGAACAGGGTCTGCTGGCCAAGGCCGATGACGCCACCCTAGCGGTTTTGCCGGAAAAATACGTCGCCGCCAACGGTACCTGGATCGGCGTTACCGCGCGCGTGCGCGTGGTCGCGTTCAATCCGAAACTGATCGATGAAAAAGACCTGCCGAAATCGGTGATGGAATTCTCCGAGCCGCAGTGGCAAGGCAAGGTCGGCTTCGTGCCGACCAGTGGCGCCTTCCAGGAACAGGCCGTAGCAATCATCAAGCTGCACGGTCGCGACGCTGCCGAAGAATGGCTGACCGGCCTGCGCGCGTTCGGCAAGACCTACAGCAACAACATGGTCGCGCTTAAAGCGGTGGAAAACGGCGAAGTCGCTACCGTACTGGTGAACAACTACTACTGGTTCGCCCTGCAACGCGAGAAAGGCAAGCTCGACTCCAAGCTGCATTATTTCACCGGCGGCGACGCTGGCGGCTTGATCACCGTGTCCAGCGCTGCCGTGCTGAAATCCAGCAAACATCCAAAAGAAGCCCAGCAATTCCTCGCCTTCATGGCCAGCGAAGAAGGTCAGCGGGTGATCACTCAGACCACCGCCGAATACCCGCTGCACAAAGGCATGGAGTCGGATCGCGGCCTCAAGCCGTTCAGCGAACTGGAAGCGCCGAACGTCACTCCGGCGGATCTGGGCAATGCTGAAGAAGCGCTGGAGCTGGAACGCGAAGTTGGCCTGAACTGA
- a CDS encoding ABC transporter permease, giving the protein MAASLSAPAARGGYVPRRKRPSIWLVLPVLLLVVMSLLPLAYVGLKAWQAGWAEALHLLWRPYVFGLLRNTLALMVGVTVTCGVIGLSLAWLLERSNLPGRRLWGVILCLPFAVPAFVSSFTWVSLSAQFEGLGGAILVMSLSKYPLIFLPVAATLRNLDPSLEESARTLGQHRWGVFFRVTLPLLWPSLLAGSLLIALHMLVEFGALSIIGLQTFTTAIYQQFELEFSNANAAMLSAVLLALCLLLLWLELRVRGKGRHVRTGQGAARQAEQVKLGPWAALGQLYCLLLAIIGSGIPLGMLAYWLAVGSSAAFPVAAITEALLSSLALSLGGAALCLVLAVPVGLLVVRYKGRLAIWAERLPYLLHALPGLVIALTLVYFALHYVPVLYQTSGLLLIAYALLFLPLAQAPIRTALNKAAPQLEEAARTLGASSFTAFCRVTLPIIFPALGAAFALVFLDAMKELTATLLLSPTGLNTLATEVWAHTANVEFAAAAPYAALLIVVSGLPVYLLTTRMYLSR; this is encoded by the coding sequence ATGGCAGCATCGTTATCGGCCCCCGCCGCGCGCGGGGGTTATGTACCAAGGCGCAAACGTCCGTCGATCTGGCTGGTGCTGCCGGTGTTGCTGCTGGTGGTCATGAGCCTGCTGCCACTGGCCTACGTCGGACTCAAAGCCTGGCAGGCCGGATGGGCCGAGGCGCTGCATTTGTTGTGGCGTCCGTATGTGTTTGGCTTGCTGCGCAACACCCTGGCGTTAATGGTCGGCGTAACGGTTACTTGCGGCGTGATCGGCCTGTCCCTGGCGTGGCTGCTGGAACGCAGCAACCTGCCGGGGCGCCGGCTATGGGGCGTGATCCTGTGCCTGCCGTTTGCGGTGCCGGCGTTTGTCAGCAGCTTTACCTGGGTGTCGCTGAGTGCGCAGTTCGAAGGCCTCGGCGGGGCGATTCTGGTGATGAGCCTGTCAAAGTACCCGCTGATCTTTCTGCCGGTCGCGGCGACCCTGCGCAATCTCGATCCCTCCCTCGAAGAATCCGCTCGCACGCTGGGGCAGCATCGCTGGGGCGTGTTTTTCCGCGTCACTCTACCGCTGCTGTGGCCATCGCTGCTGGCCGGCTCGCTGTTGATTGCCCTGCACATGCTGGTGGAATTTGGCGCGCTGTCGATCATCGGCCTGCAGACCTTCACCACGGCGATCTATCAGCAATTCGAGCTGGAATTCAGCAACGCCAATGCCGCGATGCTTTCGGCGGTGTTGCTGGCGCTGTGTCTGCTGCTGTTGTGGCTGGAGTTGCGCGTGCGCGGCAAGGGTCGCCATGTGCGCACCGGCCAGGGCGCCGCCCGACAGGCCGAACAGGTAAAGCTTGGGCCGTGGGCCGCGCTCGGTCAGTTGTATTGCCTGTTGCTGGCGATTATCGGCAGCGGCATTCCGTTGGGGATGTTGGCGTATTGGCTGGCGGTCGGCTCATCGGCGGCGTTCCCGGTCGCGGCGATCACCGAGGCGCTGTTGTCATCGCTGGCATTGTCATTGGGCGGCGCGGCGCTGTGCCTGGTATTGGCAGTACCGGTCGGACTGCTGGTGGTGCGCTATAAAGGCCGATTGGCAATCTGGGCCGAACGCCTGCCTTATCTGTTGCACGCGCTGCCGGGCCTGGTGATTGCGTTGACGCTGGTGTATTTCGCCCTGCATTACGTGCCAGTGCTGTATCAGACGTCGGGCTTGCTGCTGATCGCCTATGCGCTGCTCTTCCTGCCATTGGCGCAGGCGCCGATCCGTACTGCGCTGAACAAGGCTGCACCGCAGCTGGAGGAAGCGGCGCGGACATTAGGCGCATCGTCGTTCACCGCGTTTTGCCGGGTGACCTTGCCGATCATTTTCCCGGCACTGGGCGCAGCGTTTGCGCTGGTATTTCTTGATGCGATGAAGGAATTGACGGCAACGTTGCTGCTTAGCCCAACCGGACTCAATACATTGGCGACCGAAGTCTGGGCGCATACGGCGAATGTCGAGTTTGCCGCGGCGGCGCCTTATGCGGCGTTGTTGATTGTGGTCTCGGGGTTGCCGGTTTATCTGCTGACGACACGGATGTATCTGAGCCGCTGA